A stretch of Ipomoea triloba cultivar NCNSP0323 chromosome 11, ASM357664v1 DNA encodes these proteins:
- the LOC115996232 gene encoding two-component response regulator ARR5-like, whose amino-acid sequence MVIGKPEKVAAGDDCCSGGVQELHVLAVDDSHVDRKVIERLLKISACKVTAVESGSRALQYLGLDGEKGSAAIDGLKVNLIMTDYSMPGMTGYELLKKIKGSSALREIPVVIMSSENILARIDRCLEEGAEEFLMKPVKLSDVKRLKDFVLRGDGESKEGATTTRKRKPTDDSFPRPPLSLSLASSSPSIHPETTTPLSPRCSSVPLTKHPRLHQDTEPLVDP is encoded by the exons ATGGTCATTGGGAAGCCGGAGAAAGTCGCCGCCGGTGATGATTGCTGCTCCGGCGGTGTACAGGAGTTGCATGTTCTTGCCGTCGATGATAGCCACGTGGACAGGAAGGTCATTGAGAGGTTGCTCAAAATCTCTGCCTGTAAAG TTACAGCAGTAGAGAGTGGGAGCAGAGCTCTACAATATCTGGGCTTGGATGGAGAGAAAGGCTCTGCTGCAATTGAT GGTTTGAAGGTAAATCTGATAATGACAGACTATTCAATGCCTGGGATGACTGGTTATGAACTACTCAAAAAGATTAAG GGTTCTTCAGCACTGAGGGAAATTCCTGTTGTGATAATGTCATCTGAAAACATTTTAGCTCGCATTGATAG ATGTCTGGAGGAAGGGGCTGAGGAGTTTCTGATGAAGCCTGTGAAGCTGTCCGATGTAAAGCGTCTCAAAGATTTCGTGCTGAGAGGAGACGGGGAGAGCAAAGAGGGAGCAACAACAACCCGGAAGAGGAAACCGACAGACGACTCGTTCCCAAGGCCGCCATTATCTCTTTCCTTGGCGTCGTCTTCGCCCTCCATCCATCCCGAGACCACTACGCCTCTGTCCCCGAGGTGTTCATCAGTTCCTCTCACAAAACATCCTAGACTGCACCAAGACACTGAGCCACTGGTGGATCCCTGA
- the LOC115995658 gene encoding pre-mRNA-splicing factor 38B, which yields MEEEKAAAYYDELSRKGEGAAKFKQGLGFSAASNSNDAVPSRGSALPSAASSFLSNFVRASSPYKNAELEKQAQLHSIQNKLKKKPREEDKTVSSSRVSKDRDSRNRDDRHSHRRNRSRSRERHSKHRSRSKDRGRDRHSRRRSRSRDDYSPKRRFRSRSTSRDRKRSSSGSDEERDRRKNRSVDRRSEKRHKVGKGRNSGADYATVIEGYDKMTPAERVKAKMKLQLSETAERDESKGGMGSGWERFDFDKDAPLDDEEIEAAEDDAVIVKRIGQTFRFSSMEARREEQIKAAHDEAIFGAPHPPLHEETIYGTSSHAPFIDRDDETEAKRVETSTTESGPLTSLISDQVRTMQQGSWRDRARKA from the exons ATGGAGGAAGAAAAGGCGGCGGCTTACTACGACGAGCTCTCTCGGAAAGGAGAGGGCGCCGCTAAATTCAAGCAAGGCCTCGGCTTCTCTGCCGCCTCCAATTCAAACGACGCCGTTCCTTCCCGAGGCTCCGCCCTCCCTTCCGCCGCCTCTTCATTTCTCAGTAACTTCGTCAGAGCCTCGAGCCCCTACAAAAATGCCGAGCTAGAGAAGCAAGCTCAGCTCCACTCCATCCAGAACAAGCTCAAGAAGAAACcgagagaagaagacaagaccGTTTCTTCTTCTAGGGTTTCCAAAGATCGGGATAGCCGTAACCGTGATGATCGGCACTCGCACAGGAGGAATAGGAGTAGAAGCCGAGAGAGGCATTCTAAGCATCGGAGCCGGAGCAAAGATAGAGGCAGAGATAGGCATTCGAGGCGTCGAAGCCGCAGCCGAGATGATTATAGTCCGAAGCGTAGATTTAGGTCTAGAAGTACAAGTAGAGATAGGAAGAGGTCAAGTAGCGGTTCAGATGAAGAGAGGGACAGGAGAAAGAACAGGAGTGTAGATCGAAGATCGGAGAAGAGGCATAAAGTTGGAAAGGGCAGAAATTCCGGTGCTGATTATGCCACAGTGATTGAAGGTTATGACAAAATG ACTCCAGCTGAAAGAGTTAAAGCCAAAATGAAATTACAGCTTTCTGAAACCG CTGAGAGAGATGAGTCAAAGGGTGGCATGGGTTCTGGATGGGAGCGTTTTGACTTTGACAAGGATGCTCCTCTGGATGATGAGGAGATTGAAG CTGCAGAAGATGATGCAGTGATAGTCAAGCGCATCGGCCAAACCTTTCGGTTTTCATCAATGGAG GCTAGAAGGGAAGAACAAATCAAGGCTGCTCATGATGAGGCTATTTTTGGTGCTCCGCATCCTCCTCTTCATGAAGAGACTATTTATGGAACTTCTTCACATGCACCTTTCATTGACAGGGATGATGAAACAGAAGCAAAGAGAGTCGAAACTAGTACCACCGAAAGTGGCCCTTTGACAAGTCTCATCAGTGATCAG GTGCGGACAATGCAACAAGGCTCTTGGCGCGATCGTGCACGTAAGGCATAA